Proteins from a single region of Pseudodesulfovibrio portus:
- a CDS encoding 16S rRNA (guanine(527)-N(7))-methyltransferase RsmG, which translates to MAHTSPTPEAVTKAARALGRPVDDRQAGLLAVYLDQLIKWNKKMNLVGKSDWRTVFDTLVVDSLFLADFLANLKLPGKPLCLDLGAGAGLPGIPLRTLWPDGEYWLVEVREKRALFMKSALGRLKLPATNVFHGKAEDALARLAGAGHHATADLILSRAFMPWPRLLDFIHPMLRNEPGRGGVAVILSNDPPPAEADIPEGWLLGDVAGYPAAGAERYFWSLKVR; encoded by the coding sequence ATGGCCCACACCTCTCCGACACCCGAAGCCGTGACCAAGGCCGCCCGCGCCCTGGGCCGTCCCGTGGACGACCGCCAGGCCGGGTTGCTGGCCGTCTACCTGGACCAGCTCATCAAGTGGAACAAGAAGATGAACCTGGTGGGCAAGTCCGACTGGCGCACCGTGTTCGATACCCTGGTCGTGGACTCCCTGTTCCTGGCCGACTTCCTGGCCAATCTGAAGCTTCCCGGCAAGCCGCTGTGCCTGGACTTAGGGGCCGGGGCCGGACTGCCCGGCATCCCCCTGCGCACCCTCTGGCCCGACGGCGAGTACTGGCTGGTGGAGGTGCGCGAAAAACGGGCCCTGTTCATGAAAAGCGCCCTCGGCAGACTCAAGCTGCCCGCCACCAACGTGTTCCACGGCAAGGCCGAGGACGCCCTGGCCCGTCTTGCCGGGGCCGGTCACCACGCCACCGCCGACCTCATCCTCAGCCGGGCCTTCATGCCCTGGCCCAGGCTCCTCGATTTCATCCACCCCATGCTCCGCAACGAGCCGGGACGCGGCGGTGTCGCCGTCATTCTCTCCAACGACCCGCCGCCCGCCGAAGCCGACATCCCCGAAGGGTGGCTGCTCGGCGACGTGGCTGGCTATCCGGCTGCCGGGGCAGAGCGGTATTTCTGGTCGCTGAAGGTACGGTAA